From Streptomyces yatensis, one genomic window encodes:
- a CDS encoding ectoine synthase produces the protein MIVRSFKDIEDTERHVKAKTGTWESKRIVLAREGVGFSLHETILYAGTETSMWYANHIEAVLCVEGEAELTNDETGEKHWITPGTMYLLNGHEKHTMRPKTDFRCVCVFNPPITGREDHDENGVYPLITETEEA, from the coding sequence GTGATCGTCCGATCCTTCAAGGACATCGAGGACACCGAGAGGCATGTGAAGGCCAAGACCGGCACCTGGGAGAGCAAGCGCATTGTGCTCGCCCGTGAAGGCGTCGGCTTCTCGCTGCACGAGACCATCCTCTACGCGGGCACCGAGACCTCGATGTGGTACGCCAACCACATCGAGGCGGTGCTGTGCGTCGAGGGTGAGGCCGAGCTCACCAACGACGAGACCGGTGAGAAGCACTGGATTACGCCCGGCACCATGTACCTGCTGAACGGGCATGAGAAGCACACGATGCGCCCCAAAACGGATTTCCGGTGCGTCTGTGTCTTCAACCCGCCGATCACGGGACGGGAGGACCATGATGAGAACGGCGTATACCCGCTGATCACCGAGACCGAGGAGGCATGA